From a region of the Pseudodesulfovibrio senegalensis genome:
- a CDS encoding TonB-dependent receptor plug domain-containing protein yields the protein MTRPTYGTIVLLLLAWCMVPPSVCAQESDDLETMDIAQLMEVRVTTASRRPDRLSRVAGAVSVITEEDIARSGASSIPEALQLVPGVHVTRMDTDKWAVGIRGFSNMFGNKQLVLINGRPITSPTFTGVFWNNQAVPLSTIKRIEVVRGVWTSLWGADSFNGVINIITKTAAEMNGGTSVTRVGTEGLEQTLSYGMHVDQDTDVAFFGKGSYSDGLSMRSPDGSARSTQEWKQGSTGLRVDWDNAFTDTLSFEAAGALTRSEDGAGVMRPKYPAGFSNENHSGYMQFTWDRRTGLDAGVRFRTSYSADGMSMGDFRGVVNLVDMEVLHAMLQNGSHRFTWGVGTRVAWDDFDASDHIRIEENQNTRFDANAFVQDRITLHDDDLFLILGLKLDYRDSGFLGLQPTARLLYTKDNQELWIAASHARRSPDRWSEDGSYRIDYQGHTYTLENPGGLKNERLYSLEAGYRQIISPQLEFDISTYVNHYDSMTHISYDESTYTATVDNDMWGTAYGMEAAADWKLKERLTLRPSLGVLVQNIRGGDEEWTRHNPTGDPIYEAKLFSMLDILPEVGFNTLLQYRACPTEDDFDPTFTVDASLSWQARQDLKLELIGQNIFDDNDKSSPLENDPSFSVRATWKF from the coding sequence ATGACCCGTCCCACCTACGGGACCATCGTGCTGCTTCTGCTGGCGTGGTGCATGGTGCCGCCTTCCGTGTGCGCACAGGAATCCGACGATCTCGAGACCATGGACATCGCCCAGCTCATGGAGGTACGGGTGACCACGGCCTCACGCCGCCCCGATCGTCTCTCCCGCGTTGCCGGGGCCGTGTCCGTCATCACGGAAGAAGACATCGCCCGTTCCGGCGCCTCCTCCATTCCCGAGGCGCTCCAACTGGTTCCGGGCGTGCACGTCACCCGCATGGACACGGACAAATGGGCCGTGGGCATCCGGGGCTTCAGCAACATGTTCGGCAACAAGCAGCTCGTGCTCATCAACGGCCGCCCCATCACCTCACCCACGTTCACCGGCGTATTCTGGAACAACCAGGCGGTTCCCCTATCCACCATCAAGCGCATCGAAGTGGTTCGCGGCGTATGGACCAGCCTATGGGGCGCAGACTCGTTCAACGGCGTCATCAACATCATCACCAAAACCGCAGCCGAGATGAACGGCGGCACCAGCGTGACCCGCGTCGGCACGGAAGGGCTGGAGCAAACGCTCTCCTACGGCATGCATGTCGATCAGGACACGGACGTGGCCTTTTTCGGCAAGGGCAGCTACAGCGACGGCCTGAGCATGCGCTCGCCGGACGGCTCGGCCCGCAGCACGCAGGAATGGAAACAGGGCAGCACAGGATTGCGCGTGGACTGGGACAACGCGTTTACCGACACCCTCTCCTTTGAGGCGGCCGGAGCCCTAACCCGGTCGGAGGACGGCGCCGGGGTCATGCGCCCCAAATACCCCGCGGGATTCAGCAACGAAAATCATTCCGGGTACATGCAATTCACGTGGGACAGAAGGACCGGACTGGATGCAGGGGTTCGCTTCCGCACGTCCTACTCCGCAGATGGCATGAGCATGGGAGACTTCAGGGGCGTAGTAAACCTCGTGGACATGGAAGTGCTGCACGCCATGCTTCAAAACGGTTCACACAGGTTCACATGGGGAGTGGGAACCCGCGTGGCATGGGACGATTTTGACGCCTCCGACCACATCCGCATCGAGGAAAACCAGAATACACGCTTTGACGCCAATGCCTTTGTGCAGGACAGGATAACCCTGCACGACGACGACCTCTTCCTGATTCTGGGACTCAAGCTGGACTATCGTGACTCCGGCTTCCTCGGTCTGCAACCCACGGCGCGACTGCTGTATACCAAGGACAACCAAGAACTCTGGATCGCCGCATCCCATGCGCGGCGTTCACCGGACCGCTGGAGCGAAGACGGAAGCTACAGGATCGACTATCAGGGCCACACCTACACACTGGAAAACCCGGGCGGCCTGAAAAACGAACGCCTCTACTCCCTCGAAGCGGGCTATCGGCAAATCATCTCGCCACAACTCGAATTCGACATCAGCACATATGTAAACCATTACGACAGCATGACGCACATCAGCTATGACGAATCGACCTATACCGCCACCGTGGACAACGACATGTGGGGCACGGCCTACGGCATGGAGGCCGCTGCCGACTGGAAACTGAAGGAAAGATTGACCCTGCGTCCGTCCCTTGGAGTGCTGGTGCAAAACATTCGCGGGGGCGACGAGGAATGGACCCGCCACAACCCCACGGGCGACCCCATCTACGAAGCCAAACTGTTTTCCATGCTGGACATTTTGCCCGAAGTCGGGTTCAACACGCTGCTGCAGTATCGGGCCTGCCCCACGGAAGATGACTTTGACCCCACCTTTACCGTGGACGCTTCGCTTTCGTGGCAAGCCCGCCAAGACCTAAAGCTGGAACTTATCGGCCAGAACATCTTTGACGACAACGACAAAAGTTCGCCGCTCGAAAACGATCCGAGTTTCAGCGTGAGGGCAACATGGAAATTCTGA
- a CDS encoding response regulator transcription factor yields MNSILLIDDDPELGEMLSAYLDSEGYTLSTEYSAADGLERFHKDSYDLVILDIMLPDTSGFNVLGQIRAESMVPVIMLTGRGEEIDRVVGLEMGADDYVSKPFPLRELLARMRAVLRRFENSGAAMHVSETGKSRIVLNNLTIDMGARTAMLDGEEVHLTGAEFSILEQLGEGMGSVVEREALMEKALGKGADIDDYVLNVHMSNLRKKLGDSVRIKTIRGRGYLMVTSAETEH; encoded by the coding sequence ATGAACTCTATATTACTTATTGATGACGACCCGGAACTGGGCGAAATGCTTTCCGCCTATTTGGACAGTGAAGGGTACACGCTGAGCACGGAATATTCCGCCGCCGATGGTTTGGAGCGATTCCACAAGGACAGCTATGACCTCGTGATCCTTGACATCATGCTGCCGGATACCAGCGGATTCAACGTGCTGGGGCAGATTCGTGCGGAATCCATGGTCCCGGTGATCATGCTCACGGGACGCGGCGAGGAGATCGACCGGGTCGTGGGACTTGAGATGGGCGCCGACGACTATGTTTCCAAGCCGTTTCCGCTGCGGGAGCTGCTGGCGCGCATGCGGGCCGTGCTGCGGCGGTTTGAAAACTCCGGCGCCGCCATGCACGTTTCGGAAACCGGCAAATCCCGCATCGTCCTCAACAACCTGACCATCGACATGGGCGCACGCACGGCCATGCTGGACGGTGAAGAAGTGCACCTGACCGGCGCGGAATTCAGCATTCTGGAACAGCTCGGCGAAGGCATGGGGTCCGTGGTGGAACGCGAAGCGCTCATGGAAAAGGCTCTGGGCAAGGGCGCGGACATCGACGACTATGTGCTCAACGTGCACATGAGCAACCTGCGCAAAAAACTCGGCGATTCGGTCCGCATCAAAACCATACGAGGCCGCGGCTACCTGATGGTGACCAGTGCTGAAACGGAGCACTGA
- a CDS encoding flagellin, translating into MSLVVNNNTMANSAARHLNDAYEALGSSTEKLSSGLRINSAADDAAGLAVRELMRSDISTLQQGVRNANDGISMIQTADGALSVTDEKLIRMKELAEQAATGTYTDAQRELIDQEYQAMSSEITRIASATDFNGIYLLNGNLSDDGVTIHFGTGNDEAEDKYTVKIGDCTASALGVGLQSGDGAGATVSTQAQAQEALDALDAAIISKDTIRANLGAMENRLDATISNLEIQAENLQAAESQISDVDVATEMTEYSAQQIISQSAVSMLSQANSLPQMALSLIG; encoded by the coding sequence ATGTCTTTGGTGGTTAACAACAACACAATGGCCAACTCTGCTGCCCGTCACCTGAATGATGCCTATGAAGCGCTTGGTTCTTCCACAGAGAAGCTTTCTTCGGGACTGCGCATCAACTCGGCGGCCGATGATGCAGCGGGGCTGGCCGTGCGCGAACTCATGCGTTCGGACATCTCCACCCTGCAACAGGGCGTGCGCAATGCCAACGACGGCATTTCCATGATCCAGACTGCGGATGGCGCGCTTTCCGTTACCGACGAAAAGCTCATCCGCATGAAGGAATTGGCCGAGCAGGCTGCGACCGGTACCTATACTGATGCGCAGCGCGAGCTGATTGACCAGGAATATCAGGCCATGTCTTCGGAGATCACCCGTATTGCCAGCGCTACGGACTTCAACGGCATCTACCTGCTCAACGGCAACCTTTCCGACGATGGCGTGACCATCCACTTCGGCACAGGCAACGACGAGGCCGAGGACAAGTACACCGTCAAGATCGGCGACTGCACGGCTTCCGCCCTTGGCGTCGGCCTGCAGAGCGGGGACGGTGCCGGAGCAACGGTGTCCACCCAGGCCCAGGCGCAGGAGGCCCTGGACGCGCTGGACGCGGCCATCATTTCCAAGGACACCATCCGGGCGAACCTCGGTGCCATGGAAAACAGGCTGGATGCCACCATCTCCAACCTTGAGATTCAGGCGGAAAACCTGCAGGCCGCGGAATCCCAGATCTCGGACGTGGACGTGGCCACGGAAATGACCGAGTACTCGGCGCAGCAGATCATTTCGCAGTCCGCTGTGTCCATGCTCTCGCAGGCAAACTCGCTGCCGCAGATGGCGCTGTCTCTCATCGGATAG
- a CDS encoding RNA polymerase sigma factor: MMQLQIDHKDYVEENNPSEMIFRNYSRLIYKYIIQFIRLNGLIIENHEYDDIFQEIALKLIKNKYAENFDEKRSSMKTWLSIISKTSVIDYMRKRNRHANETNIDIYENELQCEQDQLSLELPKGLLTERQEQVVRMYFQEGFEAGDIAQRLEITSRTARSIKHQALERLRRHMGTEPTDIPRRAS; encoded by the coding sequence ATGATGCAGTTACAGATCGATCATAAAGATTATGTAGAGGAAAACAATCCGTCTGAAATGATATTCAGAAATTATTCTCGACTCATATATAAGTACATAATTCAATTTATTAGACTGAATGGATTGATAATAGAAAATCACGAGTATGATGATATTTTTCAGGAGATAGCATTGAAGCTCATAAAAAATAAGTATGCAGAAAATTTTGATGAAAAGAGAAGCTCAATGAAAACATGGCTCAGCATAATATCGAAAACAAGTGTCATTGACTACATGCGTAAAAGAAATAGGCACGCCAATGAGACGAATATAGATATATATGAAAATGAGCTGCAGTGTGAACAAGATCAATTATCGTTGGAGTTGCCCAAAGGACTGCTCACAGAACGTCAGGAACAGGTTGTTCGCATGTATTTTCAGGAAGGATTTGAAGCAGGCGATATTGCACAGCGTCTGGAAATAACGTCCAGAACCGCGCGCAGCATCAAGCATCAGGCTCTGGAGCGGCTTCGCCGCCACATGGGCACGGAACCAACGGACATCCCGAGGAGGGCGTCATGA
- a CDS encoding flagellar hook assembly protein FlgD → MSIDVTSYLNATSSTTTSSSDSSSEVDYNDYLTLLATELQYQDPTEPMDNTEMINQLTSYSQLEQLTYMSDQLDTLTESIESVTSTAGLDYLGKEVLAVGSSVVVDGGDVTSLGYILGDDAEYVTLNIYDSSGNIVDTTTLGETESGEHVFQWDGQDEDGNAVDDGTYYVAVSAYDSDDASITSSTTASGTVVAVTQSSSGVILTLDDGREVNMLNVATTTASSDS, encoded by the coding sequence ATGAGCATTGACGTTACCAGCTACCTGAACGCGACATCGTCGACGACCACGTCGAGCTCCGATTCGAGTTCGGAGGTCGACTACAACGATTACCTGACCCTGCTGGCCACGGAGCTGCAGTATCAGGATCCCACCGAGCCCATGGACAACACGGAAATGATCAACCAGCTCACCAGCTATTCCCAGCTTGAGCAGCTGACCTACATGTCCGACCAGCTCGACACCCTGACCGAGTCCATCGAATCCGTTACATCCACGGCCGGTCTGGACTATTTGGGCAAGGAAGTTCTGGCCGTGGGCAGTTCCGTGGTGGTGGACGGCGGTGACGTCACTTCGCTCGGCTACATCCTCGGCGACGACGCCGAATACGTGACCCTGAACATCTACGATTCGTCCGGAAACATCGTGGATACGACCACCTTGGGCGAAACCGAGTCCGGCGAGCATGTTTTCCAGTGGGACGGCCAGGACGAGGACGGCAATGCCGTGGACGACGGCACCTATTACGTGGCCGTGTCCGCCTATGATTCCGACGATGCATCCATCACCTCCAGCACAACTGCCTCGGGAACGGTCGTCGCCGTGACCCAGTCCAGTTCGGGGGTCATCCTGACCCTGGACGACGGGCGTGAAGTCAACATGCTCAACGTGGCCACCACGACCGCGTCGAGCGACAGCTAA
- a CDS encoding flagellar hook protein FlgE: MSVSGALYTGISGMQAQSLATSVVSNNLANSTTTGFKSSSIEFEDVFYSTVYAGGSVDQIGHGVTTASIDTDFSQGSYESTNNATDLALNGNGYFIVTDPDNGNTYYTRAGNFDFNEEGFLVDAHGNVVQGWQMVDGSATGSLTDVMLDSSQSPPNPTSEISLTMNLDASSENYSEATNQYTALFNNYNGLDDTPLDDSRYSYSTTMTIYDENGTAHDLTVYMDPVGEDDDGDMVWEYIVACDPDDDQRTDLEGTSAAGLLMTGTLTFDSSGQLNNMTAFTYSDSPSVAGDPTNEANWELAEFDSSGYPIMDVNFTGSTDNQEITLNFGLNNKDVSGTGWDTSSGIDSLDDITATTDPDDLPTFNEAALGVGSTTCYSDSSSATYSKYQDGYATGTLLEVEVDENGVLYGIYSNGVESALFQVAVADFTNEEGLTAEGSNLFSATTESGQPVIGTAGSASFGTIASNTLEGSNVDTATEMTNLIIIQSAYQANSKVITTADDMIQIAVSLKS, translated from the coding sequence ATGAGCGTCAGCGGAGCTTTGTACACAGGCATTTCCGGCATGCAGGCCCAGAGTTTGGCTACTTCGGTGGTCAGCAACAACCTCGCCAACAGCACCACCACCGGGTTCAAGAGTTCTTCAATAGAATTCGAGGACGTGTTTTATTCCACGGTCTACGCCGGGGGCAGCGTGGATCAGATCGGCCACGGCGTGACCACCGCGTCCATCGACACGGATTTTTCCCAAGGGTCATACGAGAGCACCAACAATGCCACGGACCTCGCCCTGAACGGAAACGGCTACTTCATCGTTACCGACCCGGACAACGGCAACACATATTACACCCGTGCGGGCAATTTCGATTTCAACGAGGAAGGGTTTCTCGTGGATGCGCATGGCAACGTGGTGCAGGGTTGGCAGATGGTGGACGGGTCGGCCACAGGATCGCTCACGGATGTGATGCTGGACAGTTCCCAATCCCCGCCCAACCCCACCAGCGAGATTTCCCTGACCATGAACCTGGACGCCTCCAGCGAGAATTATTCCGAGGCTACCAACCAGTATACCGCGCTGTTCAACAACTACAACGGATTGGACGACACGCCGCTGGACGATTCCCGTTATTCCTACAGCACCACCATGACCATCTATGACGAAAACGGCACCGCGCATGACCTGACCGTGTACATGGACCCGGTGGGCGAGGACGACGACGGCGACATGGTTTGGGAATACATCGTGGCCTGTGATCCGGACGATGACCAGCGCACCGATCTGGAAGGCACCAGCGCAGCCGGACTGCTCATGACCGGAACCCTGACCTTTGATTCCAGCGGCCAGCTGAACAACATGACCGCGTTTACCTATTCGGATTCGCCCTCGGTGGCGGGCGACCCCACCAACGAGGCCAACTGGGAATTGGCCGAGTTCGACAGCAGCGGGTACCCGATCATGGACGTGAACTTCACCGGTTCCACGGACAATCAGGAAATCACCCTGAACTTCGGCCTGAACAACAAGGACGTCAGCGGCACGGGCTGGGACACCTCCAGCGGTATCGATTCCCTTGACGACATCACGGCCACGACCGACCCCGACGACCTGCCCACGTTCAACGAGGCGGCTCTGGGAGTGGGATCCACCACCTGCTACAGCGACAGTTCCTCGGCCACCTACAGCAAATATCAGGACGGCTACGCCACGGGAACCCTGCTGGAAGTGGAGGTCGATGAGAACGGCGTGCTGTACGGCATCTACTCCAACGGCGTGGAGAGCGCGCTTTTTCAGGTGGCTGTTGCCGACTTCACCAACGAGGAAGGACTGACCGCAGAAGGCAGCAACCTGTTTTCCGCCACCACCGAGTCCGGGCAGCCGGTCATCGGCACTGCGGGCAGCGCCAGCTTCGGCACCATCGCTTCCAACACCCTGGAAGGTTCCAACGTGGATACGGCCACGGAGATGACCAACCTGATCATCATTCAATCCGCCTATCAGGCCAACAGCAAGGTCATCACCACGGCGGACGACATGATCCAGATCGCGGTCAGCCTCAAGAGCTAG
- a CDS encoding flagellar hook-associated protein FlgK, translating to MLNSLYSLATDSMANAQVSINNASNNIANADTAGYSRTEAVYETSGSTTYNGVTVGLGATIVNLESQLNTFLEAQYLAAYAELCYYDTSLNYLDQMNSLFDQEEDSGLNYLLNENWLAWNELSSDPTSLAAREALLGDSENLIYELNNTSEQIENAIDTVESEIASQVSEANELIDQIAALNEAIVADSDNTQLIAERTQALRDLDALVEIDVTYKDNGEVLVDVVNGSYPLVDGDETHYLKYAAATSTDSLVSSSTYDGEISFSGSSAEEITIEFVSSGPDGTAQFKVSYDGGVTWETDDSGNEILYTADDSTNSVTVDGVEIWFDGGTSDHAEGDQYTIVAKSGLYWEAGDGSLVNVTPSDDISNRLESGSIAGLFDTRDQDLVPTLENLDSLAEALIWETNVAHSQGTGTEPHTAITGTYAADDSSATLENCGLYFADRIEAGEFSLVTYDADGNVSIMDTITVDPTTDSLDSVVAQINATFGPDLSAGVNADGQLELSSATDMSFEMGEDTSCLMAACGVNTFYTGTDAGTINLNDYVVDNVGHINCGAVDLTDGTVASGSNDTANAIYALSEAMTLSIGGQDGTSFSDYLAAIVSDVGSAASSAEIAQASASSNAEFYYDQQQSASGVNVDEELVDLTKYQNQYEACAKIIEVTQTLMQTALSLV from the coding sequence ATGTTGAATTCATTGTATTCGCTTGCCACGGACAGCATGGCCAACGCGCAGGTGTCCATCAACAACGCGTCCAACAATATCGCCAACGCGGACACGGCCGGATATTCGCGCACCGAGGCCGTGTACGAGACCTCGGGTTCCACCACCTACAACGGCGTCACCGTGGGCCTCGGGGCCACCATCGTGAATCTGGAATCGCAACTCAACACGTTTCTGGAGGCCCAGTATCTCGCTGCCTATGCCGAGCTGTGCTACTACGATACGTCCCTGAACTATCTGGACCAGATGAATTCCCTCTTCGATCAGGAGGAGGACAGCGGCCTGAACTACCTGCTGAACGAGAACTGGCTGGCATGGAACGAGTTGTCCTCGGACCCGACTTCTCTGGCGGCGCGTGAGGCCCTGTTGGGGGATTCGGAAAATCTGATTTACGAACTCAACAACACCTCGGAACAAATTGAAAATGCCATCGACACGGTGGAGAGCGAGATCGCCAGCCAGGTAAGCGAGGCCAATGAGCTGATCGACCAGATCGCGGCCCTGAACGAAGCCATCGTGGCCGATTCCGACAACACCCAGCTCATTGCCGAACGCACGCAGGCGCTCCGCGATCTTGACGCGTTGGTCGAAATCGACGTGACCTACAAGGACAACGGCGAAGTTCTGGTGGATGTGGTCAACGGGTCGTATCCATTGGTGGATGGCGACGAAACCCACTATCTCAAGTATGCCGCAGCCACGTCAACGGATTCTCTGGTGTCTTCGTCAACCTATGACGGCGAGATCAGTTTTTCCGGCAGCTCGGCCGAGGAAATCACCATCGAGTTCGTGTCCTCGGGGCCGGACGGCACCGCGCAGTTCAAGGTGTCCTATGACGGCGGGGTCACATGGGAGACCGACGACTCCGGCAACGAGATTCTGTACACGGCGGACGATTCCACCAATTCCGTGACCGTGGACGGCGTGGAAATCTGGTTTGACGGCGGTACCTCGGACCACGCCGAGGGCGACCAGTATACCATCGTGGCCAAGAGCGGCCTGTACTGGGAGGCCGGGGACGGTTCTCTGGTCAACGTCACGCCTTCGGACGACATCTCCAACCGTCTGGAAAGCGGCTCCATTGCCGGGCTGTTCGACACGCGTGACCAGGACCTCGTGCCCACGCTCGAAAATCTGGATTCGCTGGCCGAGGCGCTCATATGGGAAACCAACGTGGCCCATTCGCAGGGCACGGGCACCGAGCCCCATACGGCCATCACCGGCACCTATGCGGCAGACGACTCCTCCGCAACGCTTGAGAATTGTGGCCTGTATTTTGCGGACAGGATCGAGGCCGGTGAATTTTCACTGGTGACATACGATGCGGACGGCAATGTTTCCATCATGGATACCATCACCGTGGACCCGACGACTGATTCGCTGGACAGCGTCGTGGCCCAGATCAACGCCACGTTCGGGCCGGATCTTTCCGCCGGCGTCAATGCGGACGGACAGCTTGAATTGAGTTCGGCCACGGACATGAGCTTTGAAATGGGCGAGGACACCTCCTGCCTTATGGCCGCATGCGGGGTGAATACCTTCTACACGGGCACGGACGCCGGGACCATCAATCTCAATGACTATGTGGTGGACAACGTGGGCCACATCAACTGCGGTGCCGTGGATCTTACCGACGGAACCGTTGCTTCAGGGTCCAACGATACGGCCAATGCCATCTACGCGCTTTCCGAGGCCATGACTCTGAGCATCGGGGGTCAGGACGGCACCTCGTTCAGCGACTATCTGGCGGCCATCGTTTCGGATGTGGGGTCGGCAGCGTCTTCCGCGGAAATCGCGCAGGCCAGCGCGTCGTCCAACGCGGAGTTCTATTATGACCAGCAGCAATCCGCCAGCGGTGTGAACGTGGACGAGGAATTGGTGGACCTGACCAAGTATCAGAACCAGTACGAGGCCTGCGCCAAGATCATCGAGGTCACGCAGACCCTCATGCAAACCGCTTTGAGCCTTGTTTGA
- the flgL gene encoding flagellar hook-associated protein FlgL, with amino-acid sequence MRISTSQIYASTLSQLNSSLTDVMELNTMNTTQKRINSPSDDPAGMGLTMELRAYDSSLSGYVENCSVASSMLSLQDEEFMLASEQITAALELAEQGSTGTYEFDQLVLMAEEAAGYVDSLFNIANTKYGEDSVFAGDDLGDDAYEYGLGVSMTNDTLSNGNFTSVTGEIDSTLSVRFDETGTVGGTDDLDYSYSTDGGQTWTSAVLAAGDTTLVIDDCEVEMLSGTAVTEEDEANGVEGSEFLIRTAVYYTGSDKDMDLYVAENTEMDVTTVGSEYFGGIDPVTGEAYEEPNLFESLCELEAYLAVGDADGVADALEELREAQTNLEAGNANVGARENRASYMQQSQGLVQEVLASSISMEEDANATQLAIELEQANYVYEAVISSTAKIIDMSLLNYI; translated from the coding sequence ATGCGTATCAGCACGTCACAGATTTATGCCAGCACGCTTTCGCAGTTGAATTCCTCTTTGACCGACGTCATGGAGCTCAACACCATGAACACGACGCAAAAACGGATCAATTCGCCTTCGGACGATCCGGCGGGCATGGGTCTGACCATGGAGCTGCGCGCGTACGATTCCAGCCTGAGCGGATACGTTGAAAACTGCAGCGTGGCCTCCAGCATGCTCAGCCTGCAGGACGAGGAATTCATGCTGGCGTCCGAACAGATCACTGCGGCATTGGAATTGGCCGAGCAGGGTTCCACCGGAACCTACGAATTCGACCAGTTGGTGCTCATGGCCGAAGAAGCGGCCGGGTACGTGGACAGTCTCTTCAACATCGCCAACACCAAGTATGGCGAGGATTCCGTATTTGCCGGGGACGACCTCGGCGACGACGCCTATGAATACGGCCTTGGGGTAAGCATGACCAACGACACCCTGAGCAACGGTAACTTTACCTCCGTGACCGGCGAGATCGACAGCACCCTCTCTGTGCGCTTTGACGAAACCGGCACCGTGGGCGGAACCGATGACCTCGACTACAGCTATTCCACGGACGGCGGACAGACATGGACGTCCGCAGTGTTGGCCGCCGGCGATACCACGCTGGTTATCGATGATTGCGAGGTGGAAATGCTTTCGGGCACGGCCGTGACCGAGGAAGACGAGGCCAACGGTGTGGAAGGCTCGGAGTTTTTGATCCGCACGGCCGTTTACTACACGGGCAGCGACAAGGACATGGACCTGTACGTGGCCGAAAACACGGAAATGGACGTTACCACCGTGGGCAGTGAATATTTCGGGGGCATTGATCCAGTCACCGGGGAGGCCTACGAAGAGCCCAATCTGTTTGAATCGCTCTGCGAACTGGAAGCCTACCTTGCCGTAGGTGATGCGGATGGAGTGGCAGATGCCCTTGAGGAGTTGCGCGAGGCGCAGACGAACCTGGAAGCGGGCAATGCCAACGTGGGCGCGCGTGAAAACCGGGCCAGCTACATGCAGCAGAGTCAGGGGCTCGTGCAGGAGGTTTTGGCCAGCTCCATCAGCATGGAGGAGGACGCCAACGCCACGCAGCTGGCCATCGAATTGGAACAGGCCAACTATGTTTACGAGGCAGTGATTTCGTCCACGGCAAAGATCATCGACATGAGTCTGCTCAATTACATCTAG